In candidate division Zixibacteria bacterium HGW-Zixibacteria-1, the DNA window TCGCCCTCGCGATCCGGAATAATCGTCAACAGGTAGCCCGCCGCGACTAAAAGGCAAAAATAAAAAATAATATAGATCAGGTGAATGTCGCCGCCGATATCTGTCACGGCCGTCAAAGGTACCAAAATTCCATAAGCGATGACATTGGCCAGCAGTCCGCCGATCGGGCGGTCCTTCAATCTCAGCGGCGACGCCGAATAGGCCAAACCCAGCAGGCCGATCAAAATAATAATTAATACCGTCATAAAATCCGAACAGAAGGCGGCAATGACGGAGACAACCGAGACGCTTAAATATGCCGCCATCATCTGACTTCTGGAAATGATGTCTTTCTGTAGGAAACCTATCTTTTGGTTGATGAGATCCGAATCATAATCAAAAATCTGATTGATGTAATAGGCCCCGGCTGAGATCAGAGTCAAACTTACCAGTGCGAGCGTATTGGAATCTTCCCATGCCTGGTAGGGATAACGAAGCTTGAATGCCAGCAGATATATGGACCAGACCGGCAAAAGCAGCATCGGGCGCGCGGCGAAAATAAAGTCGATTACTTTCACCGATAATCACTCCTGTTATTGGTAAATGAAATTATCGAGAAACAGATACAGCACCGGCGCGGCAAAAAGCAGCGAGTCAAAACGATCCAGCACGCCACCATGGCCCGGTATTATGGCCGAGGAGTCCTTGATGCCGATGGCCCGTTTCCAGCAGGATTCGACCAGGTCGCCAAGCTGGCCGACCAGCGAAATCAAAATACCGGCCATAAGCAGCAGCGGTAATTCAATATTCGAAAGTCTCCAGAATCCGAGAATAAAAGCGACAATGATCCCGCCGGTCATACCGCCGATAAATCCCGCAATAGTTTTGTTGGGCGATACGGTCGGAGCCAGTTTTCGTTTGCCGAAAGCCTTGCCTATAAACATGGCCAGTGTGTCCGACAGCCAGAGTGTGCCGAACATAAAGAGCATCCAGTCGCCGCCCTGCCCGGATAATTGGCGCACCATGTAAACAAACGGATATAACAGCCCGATATAGGCCACACCCCAGATCAGCGTGGATTGCTGTTTGAACAACTCGGAGGGGGTCGTATTACGCACGGCCGTAACCATGCCAAGAAAGATAAAATATCCGGTCAATATCAGCAAACCTGATGATATCGACAACAGCATCGAAGCCGCCAGCATTCCGGCGGTAAACAGCGATGTTATCCAGAATAAAATCATTTTTGGTCTGATGCCGGAGCCGAACATAAATTCGCCGATGCCGATCATTCCAAACAGCATGACCATGCCAAAAAGCCAGGAACCGCCAAGATATGAGATGAGAATTATCAGCGGGCCGAAAATAGCGGCAACAATTATGCGTGTCAGCAGGTTACTCAAACCACTCAAACCTTTCCGAAGCGGCGTTCCCGTTTCTGGTAATCTATAACGGCCCGGAACAGCTCTTTGCGGCCGAAATCGGGCCAGAGAACATTGGTAACATAGAGCTCGGTATAACTGGTCTGCCAGATTAGAAAATTGGAAATGCGCATTTCCCCCGAAGTTCTGATCAACAGATCCGGGTCAGGCAGACCGGCGGTGTAGAGATAATTTGAAAAAAGCGTTTCGTCGATTTCTCTCGGCTTTATTTGTTTCGAAGACACCGCCGTGGCAATCGCTTTGACGGCATCGATAATTTCCGACCGCCCCCCATAATTGAGGGCCAGGTTGAGGACCAGGCCCGTGTTCTCACGCGTTTTTTGCATGGCGATGGTCAAAGCTTTGCGCCGTGAAATCGATAATTCACCGATACGGCCGGTCGTTATCAAGCGGACATTGTTTCGGTTCAATTCGTCTATTTCGCCCCGGGTGGTCCGTGACAGAAGGCGCATCAAGGCGGTTACTTCCTCTCGCGGACGGGACCAATTTTCCACTGAGAAAGTATAAAGAGTCAAATACTTTATGCCGATTTCGGCGGCCGCCCGCACGACTTTTCGCACCGCGTCCACACCCGCCTCATGGCCGGCCGTTCGGGGCAAATTACGCCTGCCGGCCCAGCGCCCGTTGCCGTCCATAATAATGGCAACATGCTTTGGAATACGCCCCATATCGATCTGCGCTTTGAGTATATCTTTGGTGCTGACCATGGTATTAATTATAGAACTATGCCGTGCCGGTGGCAAGTAAATTATCTCGTCTCCAATTTATAGTCAAAGAATTCATAAATATGCCTGGTATATTGCCGCCCGAGAATGGCGATCTTCAGACTGTATGTCTCAAAACGTGTCGGTCTGATAACGTTATCAACCCGCTCGAAGTAATAATCAAATGATTGCCGGTTTATCCCTTCTTCATCCCTCCTATGCAGAAAAACCGTCTCCAGCGAAAAATCTTCGCGGTTGATATTCATAAATCCGGACCGTGCCCGGATGCTGTCTTCGACCGGCGATTCAAACCCGACAGCCAGTCTTCCGGCCCCGGTATCATTGGGATAAAAATAGAAATTCAGCGAATCATTCCAGGGCAGAAACGGCATAGAACTGTCCGGCGGAGTATTTTTATCCATCGAGGTCGAATCGATGACATTCATCGAATCAAGTTTCCCATCCGCGAAATGGAACAGGTACACGGCGGTGTCGATTTTCTTAATCTCTCCCCTATAATCAGTCTCGTGATAAATCGAACGGAGCTCAAACGAAAACGATGCCGTCGAATTGAACAGATAGTTTTGGTTAAAGACATATGAGGCATTATCAAGATAAAACTGCATGGTGGCATTTGACTCCTGCGAGGAACCCGATAACGGGAAGAGCAAACAGATCGCAATTAATAAGAAGGTTCGCTTGCGCCAGAAATTATTCATTGTCCCTACCCTGCTCATATTTTTCAAGAAATTCATTTCGGAATTGATCAAAGCGGTTTTCCATAATGGCGTCACGTATCCGCCGCATCAGGTTTTGGAAAAAGTAGGTCGAATGATAGGTGGCCAGAACCAGGGCGGTAATCTCGCGCTGGTTATACAGATGCCGGATATAGGCCCGGCTGTATCTCCGGCAGACACGGCAATCGCAATTGACATCAAGCGGCCGGGAATCATCGGCCACATCGGCATTGCGGAAGACAAGCGGCCCCTCGGATGTGAAAACCATTCCGGTTCGCGCATTGCGGGTCGGCAAAACGCAGTCGAACATATCGATCCCATATGAAACCGCCATCAATATATCCTCGGGGTAACCGACCCCCATCAAATAACGAGGTTTCTCATGAGGCAGCAATTTTATCGTGTATGCCAGCGTCTCTTCCATCTCGGCTTTTGATTCGCCGACAGCCAGACCGCCAATGGAATAACCGGGGAAATTAAGCTCCACGAGCTGCTCGGCCGAGATTTTGCGCAGTTCCTGATAAACCGATCCCTGGACAATCCCGAACAAGGCGATGTCATTATTGTCACCGCCTGACTGCTGATCGAAATAACTGCGGCCGCGTTTGGCCCAGTCATAGGTGCGCATGACACCGGTCGTGGCCAGGGATTTATCGGCCGGATACGGCACGCATTGATCGAATGACATAATTATATCGGCGCCGATATCGAGCTGTATCTGAATCACTTTTTCGGGATAAAAATGATGCATTGAGCCATCATGGTGCGACTTAAATATAACTCCGTCATCGTCGATTTTGGACAGGTCCTGCATCGAAAAAACCTGGAAGCCGCCCGAATCGGTCAGGGTCGGTTTGTGCCAGGAATTGAACTCGGCCAAACCGCCCATCTCCCTTATCAGCTTTTCCCCCGGCCGCAGATAAAGATGATAAGTGTTGCCCAGAATAATTTCCGCCCCGCAGCCTTCAAGATCCTCGGCCGTCATGGCCTTCACCGCCCCGCTGGTTCCGACCGGCATGAAAGCGGGTGTCTGGAACTGACCATGCGGCGTGGTCACGGTACCGCGCCGGGTGTCGCCATCACGCGTGATAAGATTGTATGAAAAGGGGCCGGAAGACATGCCTGTTATTTTTCCTTTTTCCCGGCAGCTTCGCCATAGCGAGACAGCAGTTTTGTCAAACCTCCGCGATATTCGCGCGCAACCGTGCAATAGACCAGCGGTTTCAGTTTGTCAATGTTGATTTTTCCTTTATCATCGATCAAATCCAGATCAACATGCACAGCCACGATCTCAGCAACGAACATCTCATGCGAGCCGAGAACCATCGATTCCCGCACCTGGCACTCGAGATTAATCGGACATTCCTTGATCATCGGCGAACCGACGACTTTTCCGGGAATCGGAGTCAACTTCAACGCCTCGAACTTATCATATTCGCGCCCGGAGCGGTTGCCGCAAAAATCGGCCTCCTTTAGATTTCGTTCCGAGGTCAGATTGACCACAAAATCGCCTGCCATCTTGATCATCTGATGCGAATGCCGCTTGGGCGTCACCGAAATTGAAAGCATGGGAGGTTCCGAATTGACGATCCCGATCCAGCTGATAGTGATAATATTCGGTTTGAAACCTTCGGCCGCGCAGGAAACCATGGTGGCCGGAAGCGGTATCAACATCGACTGCGGCTTTAACTGAACTTTGTCCATAAATTTATATTCCTCTAAAATAATAATTCCAGGGCCCGGTCCAACGTCGAGACAGTCAATATCTCTATTTTCTTATTAGTTATACTCTCGGCGCCATGCGCCGGGATAATGATTTTTTTGAAGCCGAGTTTGGCCGCTTCCGCAACGCGCCGGTCAACCATGCTGACCGCCCGCACTTCACCCGACAGCCCCACTTCACCGGCCATCACCAGATCGGTATCGACCGGGATATCGCGGAGTGATGAGACAATTGCGGCCAGTACTGCCAGGTCGATAGCCGGTTCATTCAACCGTAAACCGCCGGCGACCGAGACAAAAACATCATTGCCGCCCATCGGGACACCGACCCGCTTTTCCAGGATGGCCAGAAGCAGCGCCAGTCTTTTGTTGTCGATGCCGCCCGCCACCCGCTGTGGTGTTCCGTACGAAGCGGATGACACCAGCGCCTGAATCTCGACCAGGATGGGGCGGTTCCCTTCGCATGAGGCGGCCACGACTGTCCCGGAACGGGAAATGCCCTCATAATCGGACAGAAACAACAGCGAGGGATTATCCACCTGGCGCAAACCTTCAACCGCCATTTCAAAAACACCCAGCTCGAACGTGGCTCCATAGCGGTTCTTGACGGTGCGCAAAATGCGATAGAGATACCGGCTCTCGCCCTCGAAATACAGGACGGCATCCACCATGTGCTCGAGTATTTTCGGCCCGGCCACCAGTCCTTCCTTGGTTACATGGCCAATCAGAAACAGGGCGAAACCTTCCCGTTTGGCGGCCTCGATCAACCGCCCGGCCGATTCGCGAATCTGCCCGATGGTCCCGGGCGGCGAATCGAACAGACTGCTGGTAACCGTCTGAATCGAATCGACAATGACAATATTATATTGCTCTTCATCGAGAATGGTCAGAATCTGCTCGAGATCGGTCAGGTTGGCAATCGAAATATTCTTGCCGGCTACATTCAACCGCTCCGCCCGTTTCTTTATCTGGCCGGGAGATTCCTCACCGGTGACATATAATATATGGCAGCCGTTATTCGAGTAAGCATTGGCCGCCTGGAGAATCAAGGTCGATTTTCCGATACCCGGTTCGCCGGCCAGAAGCACGGCGCTTCCGGGCAGCAGAGCCCCGCCGAGGACGCGGTCGAATTCGCCCATGCCGGACTTGTAGCCCGACATATTATTATCATCGATCTCGGCAAAGGTGCGCGGTCTCTCTGCAGATACTTTCTTCGGCTTACGGTTCGATTTGACAATTCTTTCTTCGGCCAGGCTGTTCCATTCGCCGCAATCGCGGCACTGCCCCTGCCATTTGGGATGAATGGCGCCGCATTTGGTGCAGACATAAGCGGTTTTGGTCTTTTTATCCATAAATGCTTAATTTATCTTAATCGGGCCTTCGGCCTGTCCGTGAATAAACTGCCTGACGATTGAATTGGAGCTGTTTCTGGTTTCATCGGGTGTACCCTCGAACTCGACCTTGCCGTCATATAGCATAACAATCCTCTGACCCACCTTATACGCCGAAGTCATATCATGAGTCACCGTAACCGAGGTCACATGCAGTCTGGTGTGCAGATTAATGATGAGGTCATTGATCCGGTCGGCCGTGATCGGGTCGAGACCGGTGGTTGGTTCA includes these proteins:
- a CDS encoding isoprenyl transferase, translated to MVSTKDILKAQIDMGRIPKHVAIIMDGNGRWAGRRNLPRTAGHEAGVDAVRKVVRAAAEIGIKYLTLYTFSVENWSRPREEVTALMRLLSRTTRGEIDELNRNNVRLITTGRIGELSISRRKALTIAMQKTRENTGLVLNLALNYGGRSEIIDAVKAIATAVSSKQIKPREIDETLFSNYLYTAGLPDPDLLIRTSGEMRISNFLIWQTSYTELYVTNVLWPDFGRKELFRAVIDYQKRERRFGKV
- a CDS encoding tRNA guanosine(34) transglycosylase Tgt, with amino-acid sequence MSSGPFSYNLITRDGDTRRGTVTTPHGQFQTPAFMPVGTSGAVKAMTAEDLEGCGAEIILGNTYHLYLRPGEKLIREMGGLAEFNSWHKPTLTDSGGFQVFSMQDLSKIDDDGVIFKSHHDGSMHHFYPEKVIQIQLDIGADIIMSFDQCVPYPADKSLATTGVMRTYDWAKRGRSYFDQQSGGDNNDIALFGIVQGSVYQELRKISAEQLVELNFPGYSIGGLAVGESKAEMEETLAYTIKLLPHEKPRYLMGVGYPEDILMAVSYGIDMFDCVLPTRNARTGMVFTSEGPLVFRNADVADDSRPLDVNCDCRVCRRYSRAYIRHLYNQREITALVLATYHSTYFFQNLMRRIRDAIMENRFDQFRNEFLEKYEQGRDNE
- a CDS encoding flavin reductase family protein; translation: MDKVQLKPQSMLIPLPATMVSCAAEGFKPNIITISWIGIVNSEPPMLSISVTPKRHSHQMIKMAGDFVVNLTSERNLKEADFCGNRSGREYDKFEALKLTPIPGKVVGSPMIKECPINLECQVRESMVLGSHEMFVAEIVAVHVDLDLIDDKGKINIDKLKPLVYCTVAREYRGGLTKLLSRYGEAAGKKEK
- a CDS encoding DNA repair protein RadA, which translates into the protein MDKKTKTAYVCTKCGAIHPKWQGQCRDCGEWNSLAEERIVKSNRKPKKVSAERPRTFAEIDDNNMSGYKSGMGEFDRVLGGALLPGSAVLLAGEPGIGKSTLILQAANAYSNNGCHILYVTGEESPGQIKKRAERLNVAGKNISIANLTDLEQILTILDEEQYNIVIVDSIQTVTSSLFDSPPGTIGQIRESAGRLIEAAKREGFALFLIGHVTKEGLVAGPKILEHMVDAVLYFEGESRYLYRILRTVKNRYGATFELGVFEMAVEGLRQVDNPSLLFLSDYEGISRSGTVVAASCEGNRPILVEIQALVSSASYGTPQRVAGGIDNKRLALLLAILEKRVGVPMGGNDVFVSVAGGLRLNEPAIDLAVLAAIVSSLRDIPVDTDLVMAGEVGLSGEVRAVSMVDRRVAEAAKLGFKKIIIPAHGAESITNKKIEILTVSTLDRALELLF